Below is a genomic region from Flammeovirgaceae bacterium SG7u.111.
TATTAGTTAAAAGGTTTGCATCAATCGCCGACTATTTAATAACTTGCCTCTAGTATATTTGTACAAATCCGACATTTCTTCCTCCTCTCTTAAGAAGGAAGAAATAATTTTCGACTTGTAACAAATACCTATGAAAATGTTAAAAAAACTGGTGTTTAAACCACTCCTTATCCTGCTTGCAACATGTGTATTTCATGTAGGGCAAGCTCAAGATGCCAACTTCAATGCAGGTTGGCTATTTTTTAATGAAGAAGCTACTGGAGCAGAAGCAGCCGACTTCGATGATTCTGGCTGGAGAAAGCTTGATCTCCCTCACGATTGGGCAATTGAAGGTCCTTTTGATGTAAAATACAATGCCCGTGCTGGAGGCCTACCTTTCCACGGAACAGGCTGGTACCGCAAGCACTTTAAAATGGAAGAAGCTGCCAAGGGCAAAGTGGTCAGGATGGAATTTGAAGGGGCGATGTACGATGCCCATGTGTGGATAAACGGAAAACTGGTTGGTAACCGCCCTTATGGCTACATCGGTTTTGAGTTTGATATTAGCAAAGAACTAAAATACGATGGATCTGAAAACGTAGTAGCCGTTCGGCTTACGCCTAAAGACCTTTCTTCTAGGTGGTATCCGGGAGCAGGAATTTATCGTTCAGTTTGGTTGAAAATAGACGAGCCTGTTCACATTGCTCAGTGGGGGACATATATCACCACTCCAACCGTGTCCGATAAAAAGGCAGTAGTTCAGAACGAAACTACGGTTATCAACAAAAGCGGTGAAAAAGTTGAAGTGGAAGTAAAGCATGAATACTTTTCCCCAGCTGGAAAATCAGTAGTTTCTGTAAGTGAAAAAATAAATATTGAAGCAAGTTCTTCGGCAATTTCGGGTGTGTTTTGCAACATAGAAAACCCAAAACGCTGGGATTTAGAAACGCCTAATCTTTATAAAGTAGTTACTACTATTACCCAAGGGGGAAAAGTGGTAGATACTTACGAATCAAAATTTGGAATTCGTACCATTAGCTACACCAAAAACGGTTTTTTCCTAAATGGAAAGCAAGTCAAGTTCAATGGGGTTTGTCTTCACCACGACAATGGCGCGCTGGGTGCTGCGGTGTACAGAAGAGCCGATGAGCGTAAGTTGCAAATCATGAAAGATATGGGTGTGAACGCCATTCGAACTAGCCACAACCCTCCATCAAGGGAGCTTTTGGAGCTTTGCGATGAAATGGGCTTGATGGTACAAGACGAAGCATTTGATGTGTGGGAAATTGCTAAAGTTCCAAATGGCTACAATGAGTTTTACAAGGAGTGGGCTGAAAGAGATTTAAAAGACATGATCATCCGTGACCGTAATCACCCGTCTATTGTGATGTGGAGTATTGGAAACGAGATTTTAGAACAAAGAGGAAAAGATGGTTGGAAAGAGGCAAAAAGGCTAAATGAGTTTTGTAAAGAAACTGATCCGACTCGCCCAACTTCAGCAGGATTTAATTATTACTCTGCACCATACGACAACAACATGGCCCAGCAAGTAGATATTGCTGGAATGAATTACAAGCCAGCCTCTTATAAAGAGGTGAGGGAGAATTACCCTGATTTACCTGTGTATGGTTCTGAAACATCGAGCTGCACGAGTAGCCGCGGCGTGTATCATTTGCCAATCGAAAAATACAAGACCCACGAGTCTATTCAGGTAACAAGTTATGATATTATAGGTCCACCTTGGGCATACCCTCCCGATGTTGAATTCCAATTCCAAGAAGACAACCCTTTCATTATGGGCGAGTTTATTTGGACTGGTTTTGATTACCTAGGCGAGCCGACTCCTTATGGCGGAAAAGACAATTCGACCAATGGTTATTGGAACGCCGACTGGCCTGCCAGAAGTTCGTATTTCGGTGCTGTGGATTTGTGCGGTTTCCCTAAAGATAGATTTTACCTTTACCAAAGCCAGTGGACGGAAAAGCCGATGATCCATGTGCTTCCGCATTGGAATTGGGAAGGAATGGAAGGAAAAACTATTCCTGTTTATTCGTACACCAACTGCGATGAAGCAGAGCTTTTTGTCAATGGAAAATCGATGGGCAAAAAAGTAAAGGGAAAAGATTTGACCGAATTGCCCGTAAGCTTTTTGAGGTATGAGCCTAAAACGTTCCAATCGAAATATCGCCTTTCTTGGGATGTGCCTTACGAGCCAGGCACTATCAAGGTAGTGGGTTATAAAGGTGGAAAAGCGATAGTGGAAAAAGAGATAACTACGGCCGGGAAACCTGCGAAAGTTACTCTTTCGGTAGATAGGTCCGAGATAGATGCTGATGGAAATGACTTGGCGTATGTAACGGTTAGGATTGAAGATAAAAACGGGAACCTTTGCCCAATGGCCGATAACTTGGTGACTTTCGAAGTAGCTGGAGAAGGTTCGCTTATAGCGGTTGATAATGGAAATGCAGCGACTACAGAGTCGTTCCAAGCGAGTTATAGAAAAGCATTCAGCGGCATGTGCCTAGCAGTTTTGAAATCGTCGAAAGAGGCAGGGCAAATAAAGTTGGTAGCCAAATCGAAAGGTTTGAAAAAAGCGGAAATTGTAGTTTCTACTAAGTAGGATAGTAAATTTCAGCTCTTAAAAGGTCAAATACATCTTGTGTATTTGACCTTTTTTTATGAAAAATTAAAAGTGGAAAAAGATACGGTGCGTATTATGCTTATATTGAGAGTGTAGATAAGTGATTAAGAATTTGTTTAAAATTCAGGTTTCCCTCCCTCTTGGCAGGCAAGCGCTTCTGTGGGATTTTGCAGCGAAATAGATAAAGTTTAATCATACTCATAATCTATAACCTACAAGTAACAAGCTTTTTAAAACTAATTTGCCTCAAGGAAGGTTATGTTCTGAAGCATATTTTTTTCAATTTTTAACCAACCAATAATTTGAACAGAAGCAAAGCACAGGAATCAAGAGCGGCAATCGAACGGATTTATATAGTAATGCGTCACCTTTTTAACAGAGGGCATTACAAGCCTTTGGGAGTTTCGGGGCAAGAATTAATAGACGCATTACTCACTCTCAGCCCCGAAATTTATGGAAGTATGGGCGACGCAAACAAGGTAGAGCTCGATGGGATGGTGTATGTAGTGGATAGGCTACCCAAGGGGATTGAACAATGCCGGTTTATCCGCCTTATTTCCGAAGAGGGCTATGCCTACTCCGATTTTGAAATTATAAAACCTGCCAAACGCCGCCGAAATTGTTATCGAATTGACAAGGAAACTATGTTGATTGAGGTGACAAGGGGGCGAAGCGAGATTTATGATGTGCTCACCCACCTTACGTTTATGTTCATCGAGTCTCGGAAGATCATGAAAAATGCCTTCCCTGAAAAAGGCAAAACGTTGCGTGAGTGGGAAAAACTAAAAGAAATAGTAGAAGGAGAAGTGGCTCTGAATGAGGAAAATAGGGAAAAAGCTTTTGCCTATCTCAGTACGGTTTTGGGTAGGACATACGACGAGGTAAGGGCTGCGTATTTCAGGTTTGAAGAAAACCGAGACCAAAATAAAGGGCTTTTTGAAGTGGTTTACCGCTTAGGTAAATTGGCATATGAAGAAGAAAAAGAGGAAAACCCTCGTGAGATAAGCTTTTCCCCTGCGCTAAAAGAGAGAATAGGTCATCATATCTATGGGGAAAGGTGGGCCTCGGAAATAAAAAGGACACTTTACCAAAAGGGCTTATTCGAACGACCTATGCATATTATCAGTGCAAACATGCACAGTGTGTACAATAGTTTTTATGCATATCCTATCCTCAAAAACCTGGGGATGGAAATGACCATAGAGGAAATGACCACTTCTATCAAAGAAGATGACAGCTTGAAATATCAAAGTCAGATAAAGTCGTATGCGAGATCATCGGGTTATTATGAGTTATTGGATAGCTCGGGTACGAATATTCCCGTGCAGATCATCGATACCGGTCAGCTCGATTTGGATGCACTTTCCCCTCAGCTTGGTATTGACAAAAAGTACATGGAGAAAAACAAGCCGGTTATTATAGTGATGGATTATGCTTTTGGGGAGCAGGCGTATGAAACTATGGACGAGTTACTGAGGCCTTATGAAGTAGAAGGTAAGGAAATTCCTATGCCGGTAGAATCCATTGCCATTATGGGCAAGGCGGGAATTTTACAAGGAGGAAAAGGCGATGTGATGATCCCTACGGCACATGTATTTGAAGGTACGGCAGATAACTATCCTATTGAAAATGATGTTTGTAAAAAGGATTTCAAAAAGCTTGGGGTGAATGTTTGCGAAGGGACTATGGTTACGGTGCTTGGGACTTCTCTCCAAAATAAAGACGTATTATCATTCTTTAAAAATTCGTCGTGGCAAGCTATTGGGCTAGAAATGGAAGGTGCACATTACCAAAAAGCTATTCAATCTGCTACAAAAATTAGGAGAAGCATCAAAAATGATTTAACCTTGAGGTACGCCTATTATGCCTCTGACAACCCG
It encodes:
- the galB gene encoding beta-galactosidase GalB; the encoded protein is MKMLKKLVFKPLLILLATCVFHVGQAQDANFNAGWLFFNEEATGAEAADFDDSGWRKLDLPHDWAIEGPFDVKYNARAGGLPFHGTGWYRKHFKMEEAAKGKVVRMEFEGAMYDAHVWINGKLVGNRPYGYIGFEFDISKELKYDGSENVVAVRLTPKDLSSRWYPGAGIYRSVWLKIDEPVHIAQWGTYITTPTVSDKKAVVQNETTVINKSGEKVEVEVKHEYFSPAGKSVVSVSEKINIEASSSAISGVFCNIENPKRWDLETPNLYKVVTTITQGGKVVDTYESKFGIRTISYTKNGFFLNGKQVKFNGVCLHHDNGALGAAVYRRADERKLQIMKDMGVNAIRTSHNPPSRELLELCDEMGLMVQDEAFDVWEIAKVPNGYNEFYKEWAERDLKDMIIRDRNHPSIVMWSIGNEILEQRGKDGWKEAKRLNEFCKETDPTRPTSAGFNYYSAPYDNNMAQQVDIAGMNYKPASYKEVRENYPDLPVYGSETSSCTSSRGVYHLPIEKYKTHESIQVTSYDIIGPPWAYPPDVEFQFQEDNPFIMGEFIWTGFDYLGEPTPYGGKDNSTNGYWNADWPARSSYFGAVDLCGFPKDRFYLYQSQWTEKPMIHVLPHWNWEGMEGKTIPVYSYTNCDEAELFVNGKSMGKKVKGKDLTELPVSFLRYEPKTFQSKYRLSWDVPYEPGTIKVVGYKGGKAIVEKEITTAGKPAKVTLSVDRSEIDADGNDLAYVTVRIEDKNGNLCPMADNLVTFEVAGEGSLIAVDNGNAATTESFQASYRKAFSGMCLAVLKSSKEAGQIKLVAKSKGLKKAEIVVSTK